The Coregonus clupeaformis isolate EN_2021a chromosome 18, ASM2061545v1, whole genome shotgun sequence genome has a segment encoding these proteins:
- the LOC121550684 gene encoding LOW QUALITY PROTEIN: palmitoyltransferase ZDHHC12-B (The sequence of the model RefSeq protein was modified relative to this genomic sequence to represent the inferred CDS: substituted 1 base at 1 genomic stop codon), producing the protein MFKNVFRFGFLIRTVHVILTWVITLILFLYYTYLQRQEENGELMQRVVFSLLVLLSVMLYFTVSLMDPGFVHSVKHPTPRLRRCGSCLKQQPMRAKHCQSCKHCVRGFDHHCPWIENCVGVRNHCKFIIYLALQIAWXVSGFHSAATWKLWLSVNGFLLAALCVVGVLSMVVVLLLGCHLYLISINSTTWEFMSRHRLSYLKSYIEEENPFDRGILCNLWGFFCMCRTVVWEQVYYRGRHNHV; encoded by the exons ATGTTTAAAAATGTGTTTCGATTTGGTTTTCTAATTAGGACCGTACATGTCATCCTAACATGGGTTATCACACTGATACTATTCTTATATTACACTT ACCTGCAAAGACAAGAGGAGAATGGAGAGTTGATGCAGCGTGTAGTGTTTTCCTTGCTGGTCCTGCTGTCAGTGATGCTGTATTTCACTGTCTCTCTGATGGACCCGGGCTTTGTTCACTCTGTCAAG caccccaCTCCTCGTCTGCGCCGGTGTGGCTCCT GTCTCAAGCAGCAGCCCATGAGAGCTAAGCACTGCCAGAGCTGTAAACATTGTGTAAGGGGGTTTGACCATCACTGTCCATGGATAGAGAATTGTGTGGGTGTGAGGAACCACTGCAAGTTCATCATCTATCTGGCCCTGCAGATTGCTTGGTGAGT CTCAGGTTTCCATTCAGCCGCCACTTGGAAACTGTGGCTCAGTGTGAATGGGTTTCTGCTGGCGGCGCTGTGTGTTGTAGGTGTGTTGTCCATGGTGGTGGTCCTGCTCCTGGGCTGCCACCTCTATCTGATCTCCATCAACTCCACCACCTGGGAGTTCATGTCCCGCCACCGGCTCTCCTACCTGAAGAGCTACATTGAAGAGGAGAACCCCTTTGATCGGGGCATTCTCTGCAATCTGTGGGGCTTCTTCTGCATGTGTCGAACTGTGGTGTGGGAGCAGGTGTACTACAGAGGGAGACATAATCACGTCTGA
- the LOC121550326 gene encoding calcium-binding mitochondrial carrier protein SCaMC-2-A encodes MLGLCLYVPVPNSDPIEFEYYESNGLPLELKSLFKLSVFLPSQECSTYRKWRKKAVKSADNDLDGQMVFEEFVHYLQDQEKDLKLIFKNLDRRRADKIDSKEIMQSLQDLGVHISQQHAEKVLQSMDKNGTMTIDWNEWRNYPLLQPKGNNIPEITLYWKHSTLFDVGENLMVPDDFTTEEKLTGMWWRHMVAGGGAGAVSRTFTAPLDRLKVLMQVHGSRSNNMCIMSGLTQMIKEGGMRSLWRGNGINIIKIAPESAIKFMAYEQIKRLIGSDKETLSILERFVAGSMAGVIAQSTIYPMEVLKTRLALRKTGQYSGISDCAKNIFRREGLGAFYKGFIPNMMGIIPYAGIDLAVYETLKNSWLEKYGTNSTDPGVLVLLGCGTVSSTCGQLASYPLALVRTRMQAQAMLEGSPQMTMSGLFKQIIQTEGATGLYRGLAPNFLKVIPAVSISYVVYENLKTSLGVKSR; translated from the exons ATGCTTGGCCTGTGCCTTTATGTGCCTGTTCCGAATTCGGATCCTATTGAATTCGAGTATTATGAGTCCAATGGACTACCGTTGGAGCTGAAATCGCTCTTCAAATTGAGTGTGTTTCTACCATCCCAAGAATGTTCAACTTATCGGAAATGGAGAAAG AAAGCGGTGAAAAGTGCAGACAATGACCTGGATGGGCAGATGGTCTTTGAGGAGTTTGTTCACTATTTGCAAGATCAGGAGAAAGATCTGAAACTCATCTTCAAGAACCTGGACAGAAGGAGAGCTG ATAAAATTGATTCTAAGGAGATCATGCAGTCTCTCCAGGACCTTGGTGTTCACATATCCCAGCAGCATGCAGAGAAGGTCCTACAGAG CATGGATAAGAATGGAACAATGACCATCGACTGGAATGAGTGGAGGAACTACCCTCTGCTACAGCCCAAAGGGAACAACATCCCTGAGATCACCCTCTACTGGAAACACTCCACG CTGTTTGATGTAGGTGAGAATCTGATGGTGCCTGATGACTTCACAACAGAGGAGAAACTGACAGGGATGTGGTGGAGGCATATGGTTGCAGGCGGAGGTGCAGGAGCAGTGTCCCGAACATTTACCGCCCCTTTAGACCGACTCAAAGTACTCATGCAG GTCCATGGTTCCCGTAGCAACAACATGTGCATCATGAGTGGGCTCACCCAGATGATCAAAGAAGGTGGGATGAGGTCTCTGTGGAGAGGGAACGGAATCAACATCATCAAAATTGCCCCCGAATCCGCGATCAAGTTCATGGCCTATGAGCAG ATCAAGCGTTTGATTGGCAGTGATAAGGAGACACTTAGCATCCTGGAGCGTTTTGTAGCTGGCTCTATGGCTGGAGTTATCGCTCAGAGCACCATCTACCCCATGGAG GTTCTGAAAACACGGCTTGCCCTGCGAAAGACTGGTCAGTACTCAGGCATCTCTGACTGTGCAAAGAACATCTTCAGGAGAGAGGGACTGGGTGCCTTTTACAAGGGCTTTATCCCCAATATGATGGGCATCATCCCCTACGCTGGAATCGACCTGGCTGTGTATGAG ACATTGAAGAACTCTTGGTTAGAGAAGTATGGCACCAACAGTACTGACCCGGGAGTGTTAGTTCTGCTTGGATGTGGCACAGTCTCCAGCACCTGTGGTCAGCTGGCCAGCTACCCCCTGGCCCTTGTCAGGACCCGCATGCAGGCACAAG CCATGCTGGAGGGCAGCCCACAGATGACAATGTCAGGGCTCTTCAAACAAATCATCCAGACAGAAGGGGCCACTGGCCTCTACAGGGGCCTGGCCCCTAACTTCCTGAAGGTCATTCCAGCTGTCAGCATCAGCTATGTGGTGTACGAGAACCTGAAGACGTCGCTGGGAGTTAAGTCGCGATGA